In Gordonia iterans, the following proteins share a genomic window:
- a CDS encoding IS481 family transposase — protein MTHANAPLTPEGRRRLASLVVDRGWSLRRAAERFQCSPATAKRWADRYRAGESLTDRSSRPAHSPARLPRRTERRIIKLRCTRRWGPHRIAYHLGIARSTVGRVLDRYQMPLLANIDQATGLPVRRPQPKRYEVDRPGRLVHVDIKKQGRVPDGGGWRVHGRGSAADRTAGAVRDRAARSGAPGSRGYRYLHHAVDDHSRVAYSEILDDERKETAAGFWRRANTFFAEHGLQVTAVMTDNGSCYRSAMFAEALAETGIKHKKTKPYRPQTNGKVERFNRTLAAEWAYAKPYASEAERETAYTALSRPGFDGDIETWRNRGRWQHSVSTRWS, from the coding sequence GTGACTCACGCTAACGCACCTTTGACACCCGAGGGGCGTCGACGCCTCGCTTCCCTGGTCGTGGACCGAGGTTGGTCCTTGCGGCGTGCCGCCGAGCGGTTCCAGTGTTCACCGGCCACGGCGAAGCGGTGGGCCGACCGCTACCGTGCCGGCGAGTCCCTGACTGACCGCAGTTCCCGGCCTGCACATTCACCGGCCCGGCTGCCGCGCCGCACCGAGCGCCGGATCATCAAACTGCGCTGCACCCGCCGGTGGGGGCCGCATCGGATCGCCTATCACCTGGGTATTGCGCGTTCAACGGTCGGCCGGGTCCTCGACCGCTACCAGATGCCGCTGCTGGCCAACATCGACCAGGCCACCGGACTGCCGGTACGCCGACCGCAACCGAAACGGTATGAGGTCGACCGGCCCGGACGACTGGTGCACGTCGACATCAAAAAGCAGGGCCGAGTCCCCGACGGCGGTGGCTGGCGTGTGCATGGTCGCGGATCGGCCGCCGACCGTACCGCCGGTGCGGTCCGTGATCGGGCCGCCCGTTCGGGAGCACCGGGCTCGCGTGGCTACCGCTACCTCCATCACGCCGTCGACGACCACTCCCGGGTGGCGTACTCGGAGATCCTCGACGACGAACGCAAGGAGACCGCGGCCGGCTTCTGGCGCCGCGCCAACACGTTCTTCGCCGAACACGGATTGCAGGTGACCGCAGTGATGACCGACAACGGCTCCTGCTACCGCTCGGCGATGTTCGCCGAAGCCCTCGCCGAGACCGGGATCAAGCATAAGAAGACCAAGCCGTACCGGCCCCAGACGAACGGGAAAGTCGAACGCTTCAACCGGACCCTGGCCGCCGAATGGGCCTACGCGAAACCCTATGCCAGCGAAGCCGAACGAGAAACCGCCTACACCGCATTGTCCCGCCCCGGGTTTGATGGAGACATCGAAACCTGGAGGAACAGAGGAAGATGGCAGCACAGCGTAAGTACCCGTTGGAGTTGA
- a CDS encoding IS3 family transposase, whose product MRVEFVDSVAEEHGGVQPVLAALEGTSAEIASSTYYAYKARPASPRSIRDEELTKMIRKVHEENMEVYGARKVWHEINRQMPSQPGQSAGPGRESVARCTVERLMRTAGLRGVLRDKHPRTTRPAAETGRPADLVDRDFTASRPDRLWVADLTYVRTMSGWVYAAFVLDVYSRMIVGWQVSTGLYTDLALDALQMGIWRRQRDGRDLTGLVHHSDRGAQYRAIRYTQRLAEADVVASVGSKGDSYDCEDRVCVTTWCLTPATTGPAGVFALTCRPRVVAFTQAAGRVGSDLIGA is encoded by the coding sequence TTGAGGGTCGAGTTCGTGGACTCCGTTGCGGAGGAACACGGCGGCGTCCAGCCGGTCTTGGCTGCCTTGGAGGGCACGAGTGCCGAGATCGCGTCGTCGACCTACTACGCCTACAAGGCTCGGCCCGCTTCGCCGCGGTCGATCCGTGATGAGGAGTTGACCAAGATGATCAGGAAGGTGCACGAGGAGAACATGGAGGTCTACGGCGCGAGGAAGGTGTGGCACGAGATCAACCGGCAGATGCCGAGCCAGCCCGGCCAGTCGGCGGGGCCGGGCCGGGAGTCGGTGGCGCGGTGCACGGTCGAGCGGCTGATGCGGACCGCCGGGCTGCGGGGTGTGCTCCGCGACAAGCATCCCCGCACCACCAGGCCCGCGGCGGAGACCGGCCGGCCCGCTGACCTGGTCGACCGTGACTTCACCGCGTCGCGGCCCGACCGGTTGTGGGTAGCGGATCTGACATATGTGAGGACGATGTCGGGGTGGGTGTACGCGGCGTTCGTACTGGACGTCTACTCGCGGATGATCGTGGGCTGGCAGGTCTCGACGGGCCTCTACACCGACCTCGCCCTGGACGCGCTGCAGATGGGAATCTGGCGTCGCCAGCGCGACGGGCGGGACCTGACCGGACTGGTCCACCACTCCGACAGGGGCGCCCAGTACCGAGCGATCCGCTACACCCAGCGGCTCGCTGAGGCCGACGTGGTCGCCTCGGTGGGGTCCAAGGGCGACAGTTACGACTGCGAGGATCGTGTATGCGTCACCACCTGGTGTCTGACCCCTGCTACGACCGGCCCTGCGGGTGTCTTCGCGTTGACCTGTCGACCCCGGGTGGTGGCGTTCACCCAGGCTGCTGGCCGGGTGGGCAGTGACCTGATAGGAGCCTGA
- a CDS encoding HNH endonuclease signature motif containing protein: MTVNGISYNDDAAAASARDGSVAAPAGADSAAFDPDAVIAGLSPAQLLAVQTSAEQRLTAEATALVAAESDDGLLGLLDAREQTRRRAEVFDAALYIEISDRGVYRTAGHISVHQLYAYGARLGVGEARRRRVTAEGIGAMGALSGERLEPQLAETATAVADGDAGGAHVAAVAEIMDKLPTAVTHDERVKAEAMLAGAARRLDPAAVTVVGNRILAWLDPDGTLADDHDRKRRRTFNLQPQNRQLMSKVRALLTPVLRAKLEVILHQWATTGMNNPDDPDSPRGAADQPGLDPAVLAAAAERDMRTLGQRQHDALEALCDWALALAGQPAPTRIPSQTVVTVTDEDLARQAGIGWTATGTRIPVSDLVQFAADTVPYLAVFSQATGQILYLGRASRFATAAQRLALFARDRGCTAPGCTVPFIRTQAHHMPDWTDDGATDIDRLGGACGRHNRMNGKAPGRWESTVLTFGPDAGRVGWRPVGRGTRWQSNVLFHPERLVPGPERPAPDPGHGHPATAAAGPDDPGPPGDPGQSEDFGPPEVLGHPDVPWVTRRFWTARGLRGSRRPRTIRGSSITRGHPATRGTWAT; encoded by the coding sequence ATGACCGTCAACGGCATCTCGTACAACGACGACGCTGCCGCCGCGAGTGCGCGCGATGGTTCGGTCGCTGCTCCGGCCGGCGCCGATTCCGCCGCTTTCGATCCCGACGCCGTCATCGCCGGCCTCTCGCCGGCCCAGTTGCTGGCGGTACAGACTTCCGCCGAGCAGCGGCTGACCGCTGAGGCGACCGCGCTGGTGGCCGCCGAGTCCGACGACGGCCTGCTGGGGCTGCTCGATGCCCGTGAACAGACCCGCCGCCGCGCCGAAGTGTTCGACGCCGCCCTCTACATCGAGATCTCCGACCGCGGCGTGTACCGCACCGCCGGACACATCTCAGTCCACCAGCTCTACGCCTACGGCGCGCGCCTGGGTGTGGGTGAGGCCCGCCGGCGGCGGGTCACCGCCGAGGGCATCGGCGCGATGGGCGCCCTGTCTGGTGAGCGTCTCGAACCACAGCTGGCCGAGACCGCTACGGCGGTCGCCGACGGGGACGCCGGCGGCGCCCATGTGGCCGCCGTGGCGGAGATCATGGACAAACTCCCCACGGCGGTCACCCACGACGAGCGGGTGAAGGCCGAGGCCATGCTCGCCGGTGCGGCGCGGCGTCTGGACCCTGCCGCGGTGACGGTGGTGGGCAACCGGATCCTGGCGTGGCTCGACCCCGACGGCACCCTGGCCGACGACCACGACCGCAAACGCCGCCGCACATTCAACCTGCAACCGCAGAACCGGCAACTGATGAGCAAAGTCCGGGCCCTGCTCACCCCCGTCCTGCGGGCCAAACTGGAAGTGATCCTGCACCAGTGGGCCACTACGGGGATGAACAACCCCGACGACCCGGACTCCCCGCGCGGGGCGGCAGACCAGCCCGGCCTGGACCCCGCCGTCCTGGCCGCCGCCGCTGAACGGGATATGCGGACGCTCGGGCAGCGGCAGCATGACGCTCTGGAAGCGTTGTGCGACTGGGCCCTGGCGTTGGCCGGTCAGCCCGCACCCACGAGGATTCCGTCGCAGACGGTGGTGACGGTGACTGATGAGGATCTGGCGCGTCAGGCCGGGATCGGCTGGACCGCGACCGGTACCCGGATTCCGGTGTCGGATCTGGTGCAGTTCGCCGCGGACACGGTCCCGTACCTGGCGGTGTTCTCCCAAGCCACCGGACAAATCTTGTATTTGGGGCGGGCGAGTCGGTTCGCGACGGCGGCGCAAAGGTTGGCGCTGTTCGCCCGTGACCGCGGGTGCACCGCGCCGGGCTGCACGGTGCCGTTCATCCGCACTCAGGCGCATCATATGCCCGACTGGACCGACGACGGTGCCACAGACATCGACCGTCTGGGTGGGGCGTGCGGGCGGCACAACCGGATGAACGGTAAAGCCCCGGGGCGGTGGGAGTCGACCGTCCTGACCTTCGGCCCGGACGCCGGACGTGTGGGGTGGCGGCCCGTGGGCCGTGGCACGCGGTGGCAGAGCAATGTTCTGTTCCACCCCGAACGCCTGGTACCCGGCCCTGAACGGCCGGCACCCGACCCCGGACACGGCCACCCCGCCACCGCGGCGGCCGGACCAGACGACCCCGGACCACCCGGCGACCCCGGACAATCCGAGGACTTCGGACCACCGGAGGTTCTCGGGCATCCCGACGTGCCCTGGGTCACCCGAAGATTCTGGACCGCTCGAGGACTTCGGGGATCCCGACGACCTCGGACCATCCGGGGATCCTCGATCACTCGAGGACACCCGGCCACCCGAGGAACTTGGGCGACCTGA
- a CDS encoding AMP-dependent synthetase/ligase, which produces MQEFSTPSTLTIGDKVTTITRIQNLRRDRPTLPLFKRQGDSGHWLTVTAGQFAEEVDAVAKGLIASGVGPGDRVGLLSSTRYEWSLIDYAIWRAGATTVAIYETSAPDQVEWILTDSGAKLLVVENADHQAKHSAVISAATALQETLVIDDGAVAELRKRGADVADSALDEREAGASSSDAATLIYTSGTTGRPKGVVLTHANFLAETEAVKTSVASGLEEGKSTLLFLPLAHIFARVVAVGCVENGVVLGHTSDIPNLVENLGVFKPNYVLSVPRVFEKVYNSARQKAVDGGKGNIFDKASATAIAYSEALDAGGPGLGLKIKHAVFDKLVYGKLRAALGGQCEAAVSGGAPLGARLGHFFRGVGIPIYEGYGLTETTAAVTANNEEHTMIGSVGRPVPGVTVAIADDGEVLLKGPMVFGGYWQNEAATADSLRDGWFHTGDIGTLNDGFLFITGRKKELIVTAGGKNVSPAQLEDTIRAHPMVSQCLVVGDQKPFIGALITIDPEAAPGWLERHDLPATTTMEELAANPLLRAEFEEAVKAANAKVSAAEQIKKFDILSTDFTIDTGELTPTMKLKRNVIHDTYKQAIANLYS; this is translated from the coding sequence ATGCAGGAGTTCAGCACTCCGTCCACGCTGACCATTGGCGACAAGGTCACCACCATCACACGGATTCAGAATCTGCGACGAGATCGGCCCACGCTGCCGCTCTTCAAGCGCCAGGGCGACTCCGGCCACTGGCTGACCGTGACCGCGGGCCAGTTCGCCGAAGAGGTCGACGCCGTGGCCAAGGGCCTGATCGCGTCGGGCGTCGGCCCCGGCGATCGCGTCGGTCTGCTCTCGTCCACCCGCTACGAGTGGAGCCTCATCGACTACGCGATCTGGCGTGCGGGTGCCACCACCGTCGCCATCTACGAGACCTCCGCACCGGATCAGGTCGAGTGGATCCTCACCGACTCCGGCGCCAAGCTCCTGGTCGTGGAGAACGCCGACCACCAGGCCAAGCACAGCGCGGTCATCTCCGCGGCCACCGCGCTCCAGGAGACCTTGGTGATCGACGACGGGGCCGTCGCCGAGCTCCGCAAGCGCGGTGCCGACGTCGCCGACTCCGCCCTCGACGAGCGCGAGGCCGGCGCCAGCTCCTCTGACGCCGCCACCCTGATCTACACCTCGGGCACCACCGGCCGCCCCAAGGGCGTCGTGCTGACCCACGCCAACTTTCTGGCCGAGACCGAAGCCGTGAAGACCTCGGTCGCCAGCGGCCTGGAAGAGGGCAAGTCGACCCTGCTCTTCCTGCCGCTCGCGCACATCTTCGCGCGCGTCGTGGCGGTCGGCTGTGTCGAGAACGGCGTGGTCTTGGGCCACACCAGTGACATCCCGAACCTGGTCGAGAACCTCGGCGTCTTCAAGCCGAACTACGTGCTCTCGGTCCCGCGCGTGTTCGAGAAGGTCTACAACTCCGCCCGCCAGAAGGCCGTCGACGGCGGCAAGGGAAACATCTTCGACAAGGCCTCGGCCACCGCCATCGCCTACAGCGAAGCGCTCGACGCCGGCGGCCCCGGACTGGGCCTGAAGATCAAGCACGCGGTCTTCGACAAGCTGGTCTACGGCAAGCTGCGCGCCGCCCTGGGTGGCCAGTGCGAGGCCGCCGTCTCCGGCGGCGCCCCGCTCGGCGCCCGCCTTGGTCACTTCTTCCGCGGCGTCGGCATCCCGATCTACGAGGGCTACGGCCTCACCGAGACTACCGCCGCGGTGACCGCGAACAACGAAGAGCACACCATGATCGGCTCCGTCGGCCGCCCGGTCCCGGGCGTCACCGTCGCCATCGCCGACGACGGTGAAGTCCTGCTCAAGGGCCCGATGGTGTTCGGCGGCTACTGGCAGAACGAAGCGGCCACCGCAGATTCGCTGCGGGACGGCTGGTTCCACACCGGCGACATCGGCACCCTGAACGACGGCTTCCTGTTCATCACCGGCCGTAAGAAGGAGCTCATCGTCACCGCCGGCGGCAAGAACGTGTCCCCGGCCCAGCTCGAGGACACCATCCGCGCGCACCCGATGGTGAGCCAGTGCCTGGTCGTCGGCGACCAGAAGCCCTTCATCGGCGCCCTGATCACCATCGATCCGGAAGCCGCCCCGGGCTGGTTGGAGCGTCACGACCTCCCGGCGACCACCACCATGGAGGAGCTGGCCGCCAACCCGCTGCTGCGCGCGGAGTTCGAGGAGGCGGTCAAGGCCGCCAACGCGAAGGTCTCGGCGGCCGAGCAGATCAAGAAGTTCGACATCCTGTCGACGGACTTCACCATCGACACCGGTGAGCTCACCCCGACGATGAAGCTCAAGCGGAACGTCATTCACGACACCTACAAGCAGGCCATCGCCAACCTGTACTCGTAG
- a CDS encoding IS110 family RNA-guided transposase, producing the protein MSSMQLRRDDVIIGVDTHKDNHVAVAIDGLGGRLGDVVISATVAGFDELVTFCLALVGPAGSLIGFGVEGTGSYGVGLARYLRNHGHQVHEIARPARAAERRLAGKNDTIDAEHAARQLLAGHGLSAPKTADGAVETIRLVKIAYDGAVQARTTTMITLKATLATGSEALRAKLEKLTDHKLITACAALEGPTPLPPVRRGAPAVVVPNDPEAAMRHVLSSMAQRWLALHEEAKAHAASLKTLTAATAPRLIEAVGVGYDTAAQMLITAGDNTNRIKSEAAFAKMCGACPIPAGSGKTNNRHRLYRGGNRQANAALYRVVIVRMRWHQPTIDYVARRTAEGLSKREIIRCLKRYLARELFRLLPTPDTTAEPRVDEPEIAA; encoded by the coding sequence ATGTCCAGCATGCAGCTCCGCCGTGACGATGTCATCATCGGTGTCGATACCCACAAGGACAACCACGTAGCAGTCGCGATCGACGGTCTCGGCGGACGACTCGGTGATGTGGTCATCTCGGCCACGGTCGCCGGATTCGACGAGCTCGTCACCTTCTGTCTGGCGTTGGTCGGCCCGGCCGGAAGTCTGATCGGGTTCGGCGTTGAAGGCACCGGCTCCTACGGCGTCGGCCTGGCCCGCTACCTGCGCAACCACGGCCACCAGGTCCATGAGATCGCCCGTCCCGCGCGGGCCGCCGAACGTCGTCTCGCGGGGAAGAACGACACCATTGACGCCGAGCACGCCGCTCGGCAGCTGCTGGCCGGCCACGGCTTATCGGCACCGAAGACCGCCGATGGTGCAGTGGAGACGATCAGGCTGGTCAAGATTGCCTACGACGGTGCCGTCCAAGCCCGAACCACCACCATGATCACACTCAAAGCGACCCTCGCGACGGGAAGCGAAGCGCTGCGCGCAAAGTTGGAGAAGCTCACTGACCACAAGCTGATCACCGCGTGCGCGGCACTGGAAGGCCCGACCCCATTGCCACCCGTTCGCCGTGGAGCACCAGCCGTAGTTGTCCCGAACGATCCAGAGGCCGCGATGCGACATGTGTTGTCCTCAATGGCGCAGCGTTGGCTGGCGCTGCATGAAGAGGCCAAGGCTCACGCCGCGTCGTTGAAGACACTCACCGCGGCCACTGCACCCCGGCTCATCGAGGCTGTCGGCGTCGGTTACGACACTGCGGCCCAGATGCTGATCACCGCCGGCGACAACACCAACCGGATCAAGTCCGAGGCGGCATTCGCCAAAATGTGCGGCGCCTGTCCGATCCCGGCCGGATCAGGCAAGACCAACAACCGCCACCGGCTCTATCGCGGTGGGAACCGCCAGGCCAACGCCGCGCTGTACCGGGTCGTCATCGTGCGGATGCGCTGGCACCAGCCCACCATCGACTACGTCGCCCGTCGCACCGCCGAGGGCCTGTCGAAACGGGAAATCATCCGCTGCCTCAAGCGCTACCTCGCACGTGAACTCTTCCGACTCCTGCCCACACCGGATACCACCGCCGAACCCCGCGTCGACGAACCCGAAATTGCGGCCTGA
- the opgC gene encoding OpgC domain-containing protein has protein sequence MKRDLAIDATRGLAIWSMVSLHFANGMLIAVPTHAYPLVDGMSAFVLLSGLILGLVYHRWIDASSLRYAYGRLARRLVALYLAQLFISLTAVAVCTRLTAQQFRMIAVLPPDESVLAQVWWAVTMRFLPSGGSILVVYLILMTLAFVVLPLLQHGAWRWVLAGSGALYVWSQVAPAPWMVVDSHPGGGPIQNWLAWQVLFVPAMVVGWNWSRWQVAERIDAALPVLAAVCVIAGATLAHGLWIAGWLRPMTDLIGKVGLGPLRALAAWLVVATVYGVFRRLLQWMRHDWFRPLVMVGSRSLDSYVIQAVALLAVPTWIVFRPWGAGLSTVIVVAVFAACWGWAEFRHRMEIDKLHRLPVIAARAARRRARAGAPASVRPRSHQGVRL, from the coding sequence ATGAAGCGAGATCTGGCGATCGATGCCACGCGAGGCCTGGCGATCTGGAGCATGGTGAGTCTCCACTTCGCCAACGGCATGCTGATCGCCGTGCCGACCCATGCCTACCCGCTGGTCGACGGCATGAGCGCCTTCGTCCTGTTGTCCGGGCTCATCCTCGGGCTCGTGTACCACCGCTGGATCGATGCGTCGTCGCTGAGGTACGCCTACGGCCGGCTGGCGCGGCGCCTGGTCGCCCTCTACCTCGCGCAGTTGTTCATCTCGCTGACCGCGGTGGCGGTGTGCACGCGGCTCACCGCCCAGCAGTTCCGGATGATCGCGGTCCTCCCGCCGGACGAGTCCGTCCTCGCGCAGGTCTGGTGGGCGGTGACCATGCGGTTCCTGCCCAGTGGCGGCAGCATCCTGGTGGTCTACTTGATTCTCATGACGCTGGCCTTCGTGGTGCTTCCGCTGCTGCAGCACGGCGCGTGGCGGTGGGTGCTCGCCGGATCAGGCGCGCTGTACGTGTGGAGCCAGGTCGCACCGGCGCCCTGGATGGTCGTCGACTCCCACCCCGGCGGCGGTCCGATCCAGAACTGGCTCGCCTGGCAGGTGCTCTTCGTCCCGGCGATGGTCGTCGGCTGGAACTGGTCGCGGTGGCAGGTGGCCGAGCGCATCGACGCGGCGTTGCCGGTCCTCGCGGCGGTGTGCGTGATCGCCGGAGCGACCCTGGCGCACGGCCTGTGGATCGCGGGCTGGCTGCGCCCGATGACCGACCTCATCGGCAAAGTCGGGCTCGGCCCGCTCCGCGCGCTCGCCGCCTGGCTCGTGGTGGCCACCGTCTACGGGGTCTTCCGCCGCCTCCTACAGTGGATGCGGCACGACTGGTTCCGACCGCTGGTGATGGTCGGATCGCGGAGTCTGGACTCCTACGTGATCCAGGCGGTGGCGCTGCTGGCGGTTCCCACGTGGATCGTCTTCCGGCCGTGGGGCGCCGGCCTGTCGACGGTGATCGTCGTCGCGGTCTTCGCCGCGTGCTGGGGCTGGGCCGAGTTCCGTCACCGGATGGAGATCGACAAACTCCACCGCCTGCCGGTGATCGCCGCGCGGGCCGCCCGTCGTCGTGCCCGAGCCGGGGCGCCCGCTTCGGTCCGACCGCGATCTCACCAAGGAGTGCGACTGTGA
- a CDS encoding transposase has protein sequence MAAQRKYPLELRERATRLAVEARRDPASKVGAIRRIADQLGVHPEALRTWVKQAEIDGGVVPGVTSAEAGRIAELERENRELRRANTILKQASAFFAAELDRPAR, from the coding sequence ATGGCAGCACAGCGTAAGTACCCGTTGGAGTTGAGGGAGCGGGCCACTCGGTTGGCGGTGGAGGCTCGGCGGGATCCGGCATCGAAGGTCGGTGCGATTAGGCGGATTGCGGACCAGCTCGGGGTGCATCCCGAGGCGTTGCGGACGTGGGTGAAGCAGGCCGAGATCGACGGCGGTGTCGTGCCGGGTGTCACCTCGGCCGAGGCGGGCCGGATCGCGGAGTTGGAGCGGGAGAACCGTGAGTTGCGGCGGGCGAACACGATCTTGAAGCAGGCATCGGCTTTCTTCGCCGCGGAGCTGGACCGTCCGGCGAGGTAG
- a CDS encoding trans-sulfuration enzyme family protein, translated as MHGGNAGPEGEDSPGTPIRTPITMANSYHLPPDPATLDWSSPEHVIYTRNTGLNQIALQRKLAALEHGEDALVLASGVAALHAVFFTHLRSGDHVVVSDTTYEATYKLWTTLLPRKYGIEATFVDVSDLAAVAAAIRPNTRMITTEVIANPTTKVADIPALAELAHRRDILLTVDSTFTPPPLYRPLDDGADLVVHSLTKYINGHGDAMGGAVIGRADLVSPIRAEAMVDVGGVISPFNAWLIQRGSVTLPLRLARHQSSAADLARFLEADERIAYVSYPGLESHPQHDVAARLLGGRGFGGIMAFALDGDPDLQNRFVAQLRLITSAVSVGHDESLIVHVGASGPRVAAYPEGFRKYGHLRFSVGLEDVGDLRADLSAALDAVS; from the coding sequence GTGCACGGCGGCAACGCCGGACCCGAGGGCGAAGACTCGCCCGGCACGCCGATCCGCACGCCGATCACGATGGCGAACTCGTACCATCTCCCGCCCGATCCGGCGACCCTCGACTGGTCGAGCCCCGAACACGTCATCTACACCCGCAACACCGGCCTCAATCAGATCGCGCTGCAGCGCAAGCTGGCCGCGCTCGAACACGGCGAAGACGCACTGGTCCTGGCCTCCGGCGTGGCCGCCCTGCACGCGGTCTTCTTCACTCACCTGCGCTCCGGCGACCACGTCGTCGTCTCCGACACGACCTACGAGGCGACCTACAAGCTGTGGACGACGTTGCTGCCCCGCAAGTACGGGATCGAGGCGACCTTCGTCGACGTCTCCGATCTCGCGGCCGTCGCGGCGGCCATCCGCCCGAACACTCGGATGATCACCACCGAGGTGATCGCCAATCCGACGACCAAGGTCGCCGACATCCCCGCGCTGGCCGAACTCGCGCACCGCCGCGACATCCTGCTGACGGTCGATTCCACCTTCACCCCGCCGCCGCTGTACCGGCCGCTGGACGACGGCGCCGATCTGGTGGTCCATTCGCTGACCAAGTACATCAACGGGCACGGCGATGCGATGGGCGGCGCGGTGATCGGCCGCGCCGACCTGGTGTCCCCGATCCGCGCCGAGGCGATGGTCGACGTCGGCGGCGTGATCTCCCCGTTCAACGCCTGGCTCATTCAGCGGGGTTCGGTGACGCTCCCGTTGCGGCTGGCCCGGCATCAGTCGTCGGCGGCCGACCTGGCGCGTTTCCTGGAAGCCGACGAGCGGATCGCCTACGTCTCGTATCCGGGGCTGGAGAGCCACCCGCAGCACGACGTCGCGGCCAGGTTGCTCGGCGGACGCGGCTTCGGCGGGATCATGGCCTTCGCGCTCGACGGCGATCCGGATCTGCAGAACCGGTTCGTCGCCCAGCTGCGGCTGATCACCTCGGCGGTGTCGGTCGGGCACGACGAGTCGCTGATCGTGCACGTCGGCGCATCCGGCCCACGCGTGGCCGCCTACCCCGAGGGCTTCCGAAAGTACGGACACCTTCGCTTTTCGGTGGGACTGGAGGACGTCGGCGATCTGCGCGCCGACCTGTCCGCCGCCCTCGACGCGGTGTCCTGA